The Maylandia zebra isolate NMK-2024a linkage group LG4, Mzebra_GT3a, whole genome shotgun sequence genome includes a window with the following:
- the gtf2f1 gene encoding general transcription factor IIF subunit 1 isoform X2 codes for MTSLGSSSSTSTTEYIVRVPKNTSKKYNIMAFNAGDRVNCSTWTQARMERDMSARKIYGEEETPEGAAGSEFGKKQREEARRKKFGIVTREFKVEDQPWILKVNGKAGKRFKGIKKGGVTENASYYIFTQCPDGAFEAFPVHGWYNFTPQAKHRTLTAEEAEEEWGRRNKVVNHFSIMLQRRLREQERGEEDEDEGEKSGKKKKKGGGRGGDLRIHDLEDELEMSSDDSDSSMGDDGESKPKVKKDAGKGKAKRKKQKSKDNEALEDSDDGDYEGLEVDYMSDESSSEEEPEKGKPVKAEEHPKGIDEESESEEESEEEKQNDEEAKEEEEEEEGKKTPVQMEKKKKKDSSGESDSSDDSDIEGETASALFMAKKRTPPKRAGGRGSAGSSRTGSRPGTPSLDSASTSNTLRAAASKLEQGKRQGPSIDSPAAKKLKMEPSTQSPVPSGKSTPQPQSGKSTPSSSDVQLTEEAVRRYLIRKPMTTKDLLKKFQTKRTGLSSEQTVNVLAQILKRLNPERKNINDKMHFYLTE; via the exons ATGACATCACTG ggaagcagcagcagcacctcaACCACAGAATACATCGTGCGTGTCCCCAA aAACACTAGCAAGAAGTACAATATAATGGCTTTCAATGCAGGGGACAGAGTCAACTGTTCAACATGGACACAG GCTCGTATGGAAAGAGATATGAGTGCTCGGAAGATATATGGGGAGGAAGAGACCCCTGAAGGCGCAGCAGGTAGTGAGTTTGGCAAAAAGCAGCGCGAGGAAGCTCGTCGGAAGAAGTTTGGTATCGTCACGCGTGAATTCAAAGTGGAGGATCAGCCCTGGATTCTCAAGGTTAATGGTAAAGCTGGCAAGAG gttcAAAGGTATAAAGAAGGGTGGCGTTACAGAAAATGCATCCTACTACATCTTCACGCAGTGTCCCGATGGAGCTTTCGAGGCTTTTCCTGTTCACGGCTGGTACAACTTTACACCACAGGCCAAACACCGAACTCTGACtgctgaggaggctgaggaggaGTGGGGCAG GCGGAACAAGGTGGTGAATCACTTTAGCATCATGCTTCAGAGACGTCTTCGAGAGCAGGAGCGGGGTGAGGAAGACGAAGACGAAGGAGAAAAATctgggaagaagaaaaagaagggggGCGGAAGAGGGGGTGACCTGCGCATTCATGACCTGGAGGACGAGCTGGAGATGAGCAGTGATGACAGTGACAGCAGTATGGGGGACG ATGGAGAGAGCAAGCCAAAGGTAAAAAAAGATGCTGGGaaaggaaaagcaaagagaaagaAGCAAAAGAGTAAAGACAACGAGGCTCTGGAAGACAGCGATGACGGAGACTACGAGGGCCTAGAAGTGGATTATATGTCAGATGAAAGCAG CTCAGAAGAAGAACCGGAAAAGGGAAAGCCTGTCAAAGCAGAGGAACACCCTAAAG GGATTGATGAAGAATCTGAAAGTGAGGAAGAGAGTGAGGAGGAGAAACAGAATGATGAGGAAgcaaaagaggaggaagaggaggaggaagggaaGAAAACCCCAGTTCAaatggagaagaagaagaaaaaag ACAGCAGTGGAGAATCAGACAGCTCAGATGACAGTGACATCGAAGGAGAGACGGCCTCTGCTCTGTTCATGGCG AAGAAACGCACACCTCCTAAACGTGCTGGTGGCCGTGGCTCTGCAGGCAGCTCCAGGACTGGTAGCCGTCCTGGAACTCCATCCTTAGACTCTGCCTCCACCTCGAACACACTCCGTGCTGCCGCCAGCAAGCTGGAGCAAG GTAAGAGACAAGGTCCTAGCATCGACTCACCTGCTGCCAAAAAGCTTAAGATGGAACCCAGCACCCAGAGCCCTGTTCCCTCTGGGAAGAGCACACCTCAACCCCAATCAGGCAAATCCACCCCAAGCTCAAG tgatgtgcagctgacagagGAAGCAGTCCGCCGCTACCTGATCCGTAAACCAATGACCACTAAAGACTTGTTGAAGAAGTTCCAGACTAAGCGCACCGGCCTGAGCAGTGAGCAGACTGTCAACGTGCTGGCACAGATCCTTAAGCGCCTCAATCCAGAGCGCAAGAACATAAACGACAAAATGCACTTCTACCTCACTGAATAA
- the gtf2f1 gene encoding general transcription factor IIF subunit 1 isoform X1, protein MTSLGSSSSTSTTEYIVRVPKNTSKKYNIMAFNAGDRVNCSTWTQARMERDMSARKIYGEEETPEGAAGSEFGKKQREEARRKKFGIVTREFKVEDQPWILKVNGKAGKRFKGIKKGGVTENASYYIFTQCPDGAFEAFPVHGWYNFTPQAKHRTLTAEEAEEEWGRRNKVVNHFSIMLQRRLREQERGEEDEDEGEKSGKKKKKGGGRGGDLRIHDLEDELEMSSDDSDSSMGDDGESKPKVKKDAGKGKAKRKKQKSKDNEALEDSDDGDYEGLEVDYMSDESSSEEEPEKGKPVKAEEHPKGIDEESESEEESEEEKQNDEEAKEEEEEEEGKKTPVQMEKKKKKDSSGESDSSDDSDIEGETASALFMAVSKKRTPPKRAGGRGSAGSSRTGSRPGTPSLDSASTSNTLRAAASKLEQGKRQGPSIDSPAAKKLKMEPSTQSPVPSGKSTPQPQSGKSTPSSSDVQLTEEAVRRYLIRKPMTTKDLLKKFQTKRTGLSSEQTVNVLAQILKRLNPERKNINDKMHFYLTE, encoded by the exons ATGACATCACTG ggaagcagcagcagcacctcaACCACAGAATACATCGTGCGTGTCCCCAA aAACACTAGCAAGAAGTACAATATAATGGCTTTCAATGCAGGGGACAGAGTCAACTGTTCAACATGGACACAG GCTCGTATGGAAAGAGATATGAGTGCTCGGAAGATATATGGGGAGGAAGAGACCCCTGAAGGCGCAGCAGGTAGTGAGTTTGGCAAAAAGCAGCGCGAGGAAGCTCGTCGGAAGAAGTTTGGTATCGTCACGCGTGAATTCAAAGTGGAGGATCAGCCCTGGATTCTCAAGGTTAATGGTAAAGCTGGCAAGAG gttcAAAGGTATAAAGAAGGGTGGCGTTACAGAAAATGCATCCTACTACATCTTCACGCAGTGTCCCGATGGAGCTTTCGAGGCTTTTCCTGTTCACGGCTGGTACAACTTTACACCACAGGCCAAACACCGAACTCTGACtgctgaggaggctgaggaggaGTGGGGCAG GCGGAACAAGGTGGTGAATCACTTTAGCATCATGCTTCAGAGACGTCTTCGAGAGCAGGAGCGGGGTGAGGAAGACGAAGACGAAGGAGAAAAATctgggaagaagaaaaagaagggggGCGGAAGAGGGGGTGACCTGCGCATTCATGACCTGGAGGACGAGCTGGAGATGAGCAGTGATGACAGTGACAGCAGTATGGGGGACG ATGGAGAGAGCAAGCCAAAGGTAAAAAAAGATGCTGGGaaaggaaaagcaaagagaaagaAGCAAAAGAGTAAAGACAACGAGGCTCTGGAAGACAGCGATGACGGAGACTACGAGGGCCTAGAAGTGGATTATATGTCAGATGAAAGCAG CTCAGAAGAAGAACCGGAAAAGGGAAAGCCTGTCAAAGCAGAGGAACACCCTAAAG GGATTGATGAAGAATCTGAAAGTGAGGAAGAGAGTGAGGAGGAGAAACAGAATGATGAGGAAgcaaaagaggaggaagaggaggaggaagggaaGAAAACCCCAGTTCAaatggagaagaagaagaaaaaag ACAGCAGTGGAGAATCAGACAGCTCAGATGACAGTGACATCGAAGGAGAGACGGCCTCTGCTCTGTTCATGGCGGTTAGT AAGAAACGCACACCTCCTAAACGTGCTGGTGGCCGTGGCTCTGCAGGCAGCTCCAGGACTGGTAGCCGTCCTGGAACTCCATCCTTAGACTCTGCCTCCACCTCGAACACACTCCGTGCTGCCGCCAGCAAGCTGGAGCAAG GTAAGAGACAAGGTCCTAGCATCGACTCACCTGCTGCCAAAAAGCTTAAGATGGAACCCAGCACCCAGAGCCCTGTTCCCTCTGGGAAGAGCACACCTCAACCCCAATCAGGCAAATCCACCCCAAGCTCAAG tgatgtgcagctgacagagGAAGCAGTCCGCCGCTACCTGATCCGTAAACCAATGACCACTAAAGACTTGTTGAAGAAGTTCCAGACTAAGCGCACCGGCCTGAGCAGTGAGCAGACTGTCAACGTGCTGGCACAGATCCTTAAGCGCCTCAATCCAGAGCGCAAGAACATAAACGACAAAATGCACTTCTACCTCACTGAATAA